GTATGGGCAGATCCTGACGAACAATTTGTTTATGTATTTTTGTCCAACAGAATACATCCCACTTCAGAGAATAAGAAGCTGTTAGAAATGGATGTTCGCACCAAGATTATGCAAGTATTTTACGATGCAATAAGAACCGATAATTAATGAATAAAACCTTAAAAATAGGTGTGGTTTGTTACCCTACATTTGGCGGTAGTGGCATTGTTGCTACCGAATTAGGCAAGGCTTTTGCTGAAAGGGGACATGAGGTGCATTTTATTACCTACAGTAAGCCTGTACGTATGGATTGGTTTACCAAAAACATGTACTACCACGAGGTATCTGTTTCTGATTATCCATTGTTTGAATACGCTCCTTACGAACTGTTGTTATCTAGTAAGTTAGTTGATGTCGCTATCAATCAAAAGTTAGACCTTTTGCATGTGCATTATGCTATTCCTCATGCTTCGGCGGCTTATTCTGCTAAGCAAATTTTAAAATCTAGAAACATAGATTTACCATTTATTACCACCTTGCATGGTACGGATATTACCTTGTTGGGTAAGGACAAATCCTATCAGCCTGTAATTGAATTTGCCATTAATAAATCCGATGCCGTAACGGCTGTTTCGGAGAGTTTGAAAAAAGATACCTATCAATTTTTTGATGTAAAAAAAGAGATTGAAGTTATTCCTAATTTCATAGACCCTAGTTTGTACCGATTTGCTAAGGATTTAGAATTAAGATCTCAATTTGCTAAGGACGATGATGTTGTGATAACTCATATTTCAAATTTTAGAAAAGTAAAAAGGGTAGACGATGTCATTCGTATTTTTGAAGGTGTACAAAAGCAAATGTCGGCCGTATTGTTGATGGTTGGCGATGGGCCAGAATTACATCAAGTCAAGCACCTATCTAAAGAATTAGGCATTGATCATAAGGTATTCTTTTTGGGTAAGTCCAAGCGTATAGAACAAATTACCAGTATTTCGGATGTGTTTTTGTTGCCTTCAGAAACGGAAAGTTTTGGATTAGTAGCTCTTGAGGCTATGGCATCTGGTGTTGCTGTAGTGTCGTCTAATGTGGGTGGTTTGCCTGAAGTAAATATAGATGGCGTTACGGGCTTTTTAAAAGACGTGGGCGATGTTGAGGGCATGACGGCAAGTGTATTAGAAATACTTAAAGATGAGGACAATCTATCGCATTTTAAGGCCAATGCTTTGAAGCATGCTCAAAATTTTGAGTTAAGTAAGATTGTCCCATTATACGAAAGGCTGTACCATTCGCTACTACATTAGATTTTGTTAGCTCCCAACACGCTTACAATGGTAGCCTTTCTTTTGCAAGAGTTCCATTACTTTATCACGGACATTACCTTGAATAATGATTTCTCCATTTTTAGCACTACCACCTACGCCACAAGCCGATTTTAAAACTTTTCCCAAGTCCTTTAAATCCGATTCAGTACCTACAAAGCCTTTGACTATTGTAGCCACTTTACCACCTCTATTTTTTTTATCTATCCAAACCTCTAAAGATTGGTCTTGAATATCTAACGTTTCTTCTTCACTTTCGTATTCGTACTCAAAATTAGAATTGGTAGAATACATTACGCCGATTTTATTTTTTTTCTTTTTAGCCATAGGGAATGAATACTTTTAATGTTTTGGGGTGGGTATCTATGATTATTTCTTTGCCTAGGTCTACACCTTCTCCATCGAGGTGGCTTAATCCATTTTGACAAGATATTTTTGCTTTTTTGGTGCGAATAATAGTCATGTATTTGGAGTGATGTATTTTTCCTGTAAACAATTGATAAAGTAATACGGGAACCAGATAGCGTTTGAAATCTTTCAATATGCAAATATCTATGAGTCCGTCATCGGTTACGCTTTCAGGAGATATTTGTGCGCCATTACCAAATTGTGTAGCATTTGCCCATGAGATGATAACCGCATTATGAATTTGTTTTTTATCATCATATTCAATAGTGTAATCTTGAGCAGGGTAGTTAGCACACTCACCAAGTACTAATTTCACATAAGAAGAAAAGCCTCTAACTTTTGTTGTGGCGAATAGGTTGGCGATATGGGCATCGAAGCCAACACCCGAAACATTAAAGAAGGGCAAGCCATTAGCGGTACAGCTATCTATTATTTTGAAATCGGAAATGTTCAATTGCTGTATAGCTTTGTCAATATCTCTGTGCATACCAAAGTGAAAAGCAAAGCCATTACCTGAGCCGCAAGGCAGTACGGCTAAAGCCGTTTGACTTCCTAACAGTCCATTGGCACATTCGTGCATGGTGCCATCGCCACCAACAGCCACTACAACATCTATTTTTTCTGAGGCAGCCTTTTGCGCCAATTCGGTAGCGTGTTTAGGGTGTTCAGTATAGAAATAATCGAAGTCGAACTTATTTAAATCGAGGTTCTTTTCAATCTTTTTTTCTAAACGCTGTTGGTTAGCTTTTCCAGAGATGGGGTTGATGATAAATCTAATTTTCATTCACTCTCATTTGGTTAGTAATCATAGCGTTATTGAAGCTTTGTTTTATAGCTTTTAATTTATTCACAAGTTCTTGATTGTTAGGAATCGTTTCTTTAAACTTCTCATCCTTGTAGGTGGTGTATACTTCATCTTTGTTTACGAGGTAGGCCTCATTTGTTAGCATTAGGTATTCATTTTTAAGAAATGAAATTGCCCAATCCTCTTGTTTTAAAATTGATTTACCAAAACTAAAAAATTCTTTTTCATATCCTAAGATGTCCATTACTGTGGGAAATATGTCGATGTGTTGGCTTGTATTTTCTATTTTCCCTTGAATAGAATGATCACTTCTCCAGAACAGCATCGGAACGGCATATCTTCCCACCTTATTTTTGTACAATTTATTGCTAGATAGTGGTGAGGTATGATCTGCCGTGATTACGAATAAGGTGTTGTCAAACCAGTCCATCTGTTGAGCTGTTTTGAAAAATATTCTCAGTGCATTATCCGAATAGCCAATACTCTCATGAATGTCCAAATCTCCTTTAGGAAAATGATTTTCATACTTATTTGGCAATTGGTATGGTGGGTGAGAGGTCAGTGAAAAGAAGACGCTCAAAAAAGGTTTTTTCTCTTTGTTCAGTTGTTGAGCGAAATAGGTCAAAAAAGGCTCATCATAAATGCCCCAATTATTATCGTAGTCAGCGTTGTTGTTGTATTCTTCTTTGCCGTAATATTCAGCAAAACCGGCTTTTTTACTAAACTCGTAAAAGCCCATTGTTCCTTTCTCGCCACCATGGAAAAAAGAGGTGCTGTAACCTTCATCGGCTAAGATATTTGCCAAGCTAGGGTAGGAATTATTAGCATAAGAAGAAGTAATAAATGGCTCGGTCATTAGTGAGGGGATAGAGGCAGTGATAGCGGGTAAAGCCTCGATGGAGCGCACACCATTGGCATAGGCGTTGTGTACGGCCAAGCCTGATTGCATTAGGCTATCTAAAAAAGGGGTATAGCCTTTGTCATCGTTATAGTATCCAACGAACTCTTTGGAGAAACTTTCCAAAATGATTACAACCACATTCTCATGGCTTAAACCATCAGAATTAAATAGATGCCTGTTGCTATGAATCGATTGATTACCTTCTTCGAAATAACGCAGTGCTTCTAGGCTATTTTGATTGTAGGAATGCAAGATGGTAAAGGGAGTATTCAGCACCAATTCGGGGGTATTGCAAGAAGATATTACACCGGCATTAATGGGTTTTATAGGTTTCAATTGGGTACCGCCTCTTAGTCCTATCACCACACTAGCTGAAGTCAGTATAAGTATGATAAAAGCACTTTTTTGACGTTTAAATTGCAGTGGTAGATTTTTTAAGGATAGCAAAAAGACAATTTGTAGGCACGACAACAAGCTTATTTGCCAATAGTCTATAAGGTAATTGAGATATACGTTTTTAACATCGCTAGTTGTTATAAAGTCAAAAAAGTCGATAGTACTTCTTTTGAGGTTAAAAACATAAAAGACGATATCGATATTGTTGAGTAATATAAAAGGGATATTGACTAGATAAAATAAGCCGTTTATGAATCGGTTGAATAATTTGAGCTGGGGGACAAAGAAGTGAACACATAACAAAACCAAAAGCGGTAGGTTGATATATAGAATGGCAGAGATGTCAAAACGTAAACCTTCTAGAAAGGCCAATAAGGTATTTGTGCTTTCTGTACCTTTAAAATTATAGAGGTAAAATGCTAACCTACTTGTTGTATAGATTAGGCATAAGGATAAGACCCTTTTTAGAAAAGTGAGTAAATGAGGAATGCTCATAAATTATTCACAATTACAGCTATCGTTACCACAGTTGGATTTGGGTTTGCGAAGTGTTTTAATCAGATAAATGATGGCTAAGGTCACTAATGTCGCTATGATGATATTTTCCCAGTTCATTACTTGAAATTTATTGCACAAAGTAAC
This Flavobacteriales bacterium DNA region includes the following protein-coding sequences:
- the bshA gene encoding N-acetyl-alpha-D-glucosaminyl L-malate synthase BshA — protein: MNKTLKIGVVCYPTFGGSGIVATELGKAFAERGHEVHFITYSKPVRMDWFTKNMYYHEVSVSDYPLFEYAPYELLLSSKLVDVAINQKLDLLHVHYAIPHASAAYSAKQILKSRNIDLPFITTLHGTDITLLGKDKSYQPVIEFAINKSDAVTAVSESLKKDTYQFFDVKKEIEVIPNFIDPSLYRFAKDLELRSQFAKDDDVVITHISNFRKVKRVDDVIRIFEGVQKQMSAVLLMVGDGPELHQVKHLSKELGIDHKVFFLGKSKRIEQITSISDVFLLPSETESFGLVALEAMASGVAVVSSNVGGLPEVNIDGVTGFLKDVGDVEGMTASVLEILKDEDNLSHFKANALKHAQNFELSKIVPLYERLYHSLLH
- a CDS encoding translation initiation factor — its product is MAKKKKNKIGVMYSTNSNFEYEYESEEETLDIQDQSLEVWIDKKNRGGKVATIVKGFVGTESDLKDLGKVLKSACGVGGSAKNGEIIIQGNVRDKVMELLQKKGYHCKRVGS
- a CDS encoding diacylglycerol kinase family lipid kinase; the encoded protein is MKIRFIINPISGKANQQRLEKKIEKNLDLNKFDFDYFYTEHPKHATELAQKAASEKIDVVVAVGGDGTMHECANGLLGSQTALAVLPCGSGNGFAFHFGMHRDIDKAIQQLNISDFKIIDSCTANGLPFFNVSGVGFDAHIANLFATTKVRGFSSYVKLVLGECANYPAQDYTIEYDDKKQIHNAVIISWANATQFGNGAQISPESVTDDGLIDICILKDFKRYLVPVLLYQLFTGKIHHSKYMTIIRTKKAKISCQNGLSHLDGEGVDLGKEIIIDTHPKTLKVFIPYG
- a CDS encoding sulfatase-like hydrolase/transferase, which encodes MSIPHLLTFLKRVLSLCLIYTTSRLAFYLYNFKGTESTNTLLAFLEGLRFDISAILYINLPLLVLLCVHFFVPQLKLFNRFINGLFYLVNIPFILLNNIDIVFYVFNLKRSTIDFFDFITTSDVKNVYLNYLIDYWQISLLSCLQIVFLLSLKNLPLQFKRQKSAFIILILTSASVVIGLRGGTQLKPIKPINAGVISSCNTPELVLNTPFTILHSYNQNSLEALRYFEEGNQSIHSNRHLFNSDGLSHENVVVIILESFSKEFVGYYNDDKGYTPFLDSLMQSGLAVHNAYANGVRSIEALPAITASIPSLMTEPFITSSYANNSYPSLANILADEGYSTSFFHGGEKGTMGFYEFSKKAGFAEYYGKEEYNNNADYDNNWGIYDEPFLTYFAQQLNKEKKPFLSVFFSLTSHPPYQLPNKYENHFPKGDLDIHESIGYSDNALRIFFKTAQQMDWFDNTLFVITADHTSPLSSNKLYKNKVGRYAVPMLFWRSDHSIQGKIENTSQHIDIFPTVMDILGYEKEFFSFGKSILKQEDWAISFLKNEYLMLTNEAYLVNKDEVYTTYKDEKFKETIPNNQELVNKLKAIKQSFNNAMITNQMRVNEN